The window TTtctgaaaatttccaaaagatcTACTGATATGCTTTGAGATATGTAAGCCACGTGAGGCCTCTCCTTATGGATTTCTGATCAGATGCTGTACTGTGATTTGTGCTGTCAACGGCCTagaagcttttgctttctcttggTTCACAtctttttttatactttcttcGCAATTTTCCATAATGTCTGTTAGCTTTAATTGTGATGCTTGCTACTTTGTTATTTATCTGgcatattttcacatttttccacCAAATCCAGGACAAACCACAACCACCTCCCGAGGGCCGTCTTCCTGATGCTACCAAGGGTTAGTTTTATGTCTAGCATTTCCAGTATTTTGTCTTCATGCTTTTAGATTCTTGATTGAATGTTAATCTATCGTCGTGTCTTCGACATTTCTTGCAGGCTGTGACCACTTGAGACAAGTGTTTGGTGTTCAGATGGGCCTTTCTGACAAGGATATTGTGGCCCTCTCTGGTGGCCATACCCTGGTTTGTGCTCAAACCTTAGATCCTCTCTTGAATTCTGATTTTGTTAAGTAGGATACTATTTGTAGCAAGTTGCAGTCATATGCCATCCTATTTGCCTACAAATTATATTGGTTTTATTCTCCTTCGTGGTGATATGCTCTGTAAGTTCTGATGTAATTATTCAATTATCGCATTTAGTTCATTCCTTTGCTCTTTTGGTGGCACTCAATAACAGGGAAGGTGCCACAAGGAGAGGTCTGGATTTGAGGGAACCTGGACCGCAAATCCCCTCATATTCGACAACTCGTACTTCAAGTGAGGCTTCTAATCTTCCCGTTTTTAATCCATTGTCGGATAAAGTAATTGCCAACTTCATGCTCATGCGGTGACTGTTTGAATCTTCGACTAGGGAATTGTTGagcggagagaagaaagaacTTCTTCAGCTGCCAAGTGATAAGGCTCTTCTTGCTGACCCTGTTTTCCGCCCTCTTGTTGAGAAATATGCTGCGGTGTGTGTTTTTCTCTTGTCGAGAATTGCTGTGCCGTTGTATGCTGGAGCTCATTgactttccttttgatttaGGATGAAGATGCCTTCTTTGAAGACTATGCTGAAGCCCATCTGAAGCTCTCTGAGCTAGGGTactctttaaatttttatggtCATTCTACACTTATTGTATACTTTAGTCGATTTCTTTGGCCAATATTGTCATTGAACTCTTGACTTCTTTCGCAGGTTTGCTGATGCCTAAGAAAGTTGAAGTTAAAAGGTTGTGGGTGATGCCACAATCTAATGTCACATGCTTTTTGGTTTTAGAATGGAATGTTCTAGTTGGTCGTTAGTTCGGGAAATCGGATGCCCTCTGTTCGTTTTGttgaatatattaaaatttgggaatttgGGGACTGAATTCTGTGAAGGTTATTCTTAAGATAAATAAAAGCACATTCCGCATACCTtatgctccttttcttttccttgatttgTCGACCATCTGCCTATGATCACATTTGGAGCAATCGATGTAGTAGTAAATATGATGTGGATGTGTTTTTcaagatttaatacatgcacgAAGCTGCATTAGCATCGTTACTTTGTACATTTGGGACATGCAACCGACAGCTGTGTCTCCCAATATATGGGTGCATGCTATGATTACACAAAATTATAATCCTTAGTAAGTGAACCCTTGTCTAAGCCAGACGGTCTGGGACATGTAACCGACAACTGTGTCTACCATATGTATGGGTGCATGCCATGATGACACAAAATTCCAATCCTCAGTAAGTGAACCCTTGTCTAAGCCGTACGGTCAAGCAGGTTTTATGATCATTCATGTTATGAACCCGGCTGTCCTTGGGGGAAAGTTTAGGCGTTTCATCAACGAATTTTGGTTAACCGACAGTCCCCTCAGTTTACCAGAATACTTTCCCAGTGCTACTTATTCAGGACTCCAATCGTATCTTGTAGTCCTTTCTCTTATGTTGAGGAAACTTTCTTATCCTTAAGCGAGCGTGAGGGAAAAAATGAGTAGGTGCTGTTCAAGCAATTTTGGGTTCTTATGGTGAACAATGTTTTGCCCAAAAAACCCTCACGATGAGGTCCAACCCAGAAGGTTTCTCTGCTCTTCTCCAAAACGAAACAGAAGATAAACCTTGGATTATCTACAGGTTCTCTCATGCCTGGTTGAAAAGATTAGGCATAAGATAATGAGCTAGTATGTATTAGAATGATGGTCTAACAATTTGATTTATCATATCTATTAAGGGGGAGAGAAATGTGATTAACCGGTGGTAGCGAGGGGTGAGCTGTTTTAAAGTGAGCAAATTCAGTCTCACAATTTAAAACCTATCATGTTGGGACCGACTCAGTTTTTAGAACTAGAAACCAACTTTATATACCCTAAAAAGACATTTTTGGAACTTAAAATGTACCTTATAGACCTTGAAATGAAGCTGATCCAGTCTGGTTTCAAGGTTTATCTATGAACCAATCAATCCATTTTTCTcgtttcatatttttatttattgacaAGACAAACTTTAGCAAAATAACCCTAATTTACAACAGAGACAAATAGCagttataacaaaaaaaataaagcgaCAAAATGGCGAGAAGTAGGGtggaaaacaaacaaaaatataaagtaaTAAGAAAGTGCCCAACTCACTAATCAAGCAAAATGGAAGTTAACATACGCCAGTAGAAATccataaatgattaaaaaactATGGTATCCTGAGCTGCATTATTGTGGTGTGTAAACCATCAATAGCTTAAAAGAATTGATATCTTTGAAGGAGGTGGATATCAAATAATGTATATCCCGAAAAGCTTGTTCAATGTGCCAGCATTCACCAAGTTAAAGATAGATTAGAGGTTACTAAAAGATAGAACTTTCCTTGTCAAGACCGGCTTATACCATGTAGGAGTGAATTGTTTCGGAGTGAGTAAGTTCAAAACTTAAAACCTACCCTGTCGATAGAGGTGGTAAAATGAGTCTTAGactcatatatgacccatttatgattgggtcgcttattttttgaaaaaactagttaaatgagtttaaaaATTGAAGACTTAAGATAAATTGATTTTGGGTCTTAAGTGGATTGGACTTAGAACctattttcaaccaaaacctcacaatctttctcttccctctttaactttacaaaaatacttttttactaaaaattgaaattataattattttttatatttcaattttcttttctttttctttcttcttcctccttcgtTAGCCTATGGCCAGCATGGCAACAGCCGGCGACCAACcaggtgaggctcgagccttgagCTCACAAGATCTAGCAAGGTGAAGACCTTGATGACGTCAAACAAGGCACAAGGCTCCCCAAATCCGATCGCCTCATCAACATCTGGCGAGGCAGAGGCCTCACTAACGTCTagcaagcctcgagcttgccgatGTCAAGCAAGCCCGATGAGCTCAAGTCTTGCTTGTGGCCATTCGCCAGGTGTCATTGTGGCCGGTGGTTAGCcgtagaagaagaaaaaaaaaaaacaaaaagagaaaaagaaaattaaaaataataaaattcgatttttaaaaataattaaaaattcaatttaaaaaaattaaaatatatatatatatatatattgcccattaaatttatattgcataaaagtattttaacaatatcatttttaaaaaaatcataagaaataagttttcttaaatttagttaaatgggttggatATATATTAAATATGAGTTGAGTTGGGTATGAGTCAAAAATTTTACATTAAGTTAAATGAATCAATTTGAGTCGGACCATCTATGATCCTACCCAATCTACCCATTTAACGGGTCTACCTATCAAGACCGATTCTTAGTTTAAATCTTTGAATTGAAGCAGAATCAACTAGATAAGGTCGGTCGAGTTCAATTTCGGGATCTTTCATGGACCAAATACCCGCCTCTAGTGACAACGATGTTTTAAAGATGTACTAGAGTACGGGCCCACCACAACCATATTTACCATTCGACTAGTTTTACCATTTAAATCTAGAGCAAACAGTTGTTGTCAACATGTCATAATCACTGCATGATCCTGTCAACATCAAAACATATTATCAAgcgaaaaaattaattaattaataacaAAAACTGATTAATCTAtgtttagattttccttttcttttttgggtaatttttgGTTAAGCCATAACAACATTTGTTTGCCCTAATTAAACTACCCGGTGAAGAAAATTTGCGGAGGAAATTAATTCCAGAAAGTGCTCATCAAGGCTACCATAGTCGATAGGGTCTCAGCTTCAGTATGATCAAACATGATTCAATATTGTGTTTCAACAACCAAGATTCGTACGACTTGCGATTTTAAtttacttgagaaaattcttcgTCAAAGTCCAAGTCCAAATTAAGTGCAACCATCACTGTTAGATTTTAGCAAGATCTTCATAATCAATGATTACAATTAACATGGTTGATTATAGATCGGTCCTAGAAATAATTTGTCCAACTCATCCTTCTTATTCCCCtcattttgtcttttccttttgaaagcCGGTTCAGTTATTAAAAATGATATGTCGAAACTATTCTTTCGCAGCTGGGTTACAGGActtctctattttattttatcatgttATTGCAATATATAATTACAGAAAGAGCAGCGACCAAaccccaaattttttaaaatattattaaaaaaaaaaaaagcctccaAATTTGACTCGGTCCTCCGGACATGGAGTCAGGTCAATCTGCTCTTATTTTCAGCGTCAACGGCCCTTCCCTCCCGACCGACACGCTCTTCTTTGGATATGTAGGAACCATTTAAAAACTAAGTGATgctccaccaaaaaaaaaaaaaaaaaaacagagagagaaaaagaaaactaagtGATGCGTCGAACAATGATTATTTCTTGCACATGACCCACTTAATTAAAGGGTTACTTATTGATAAACCGATCTTAATAAGTCTACCATTGCTCCATAGGATTTATTTCTAAATATCAATGCATAAATGTGCGGTTCGGTTTTTACCTGATGAATTAGATACTTTTCTTGTGGTTTTGAACTGTCAAAGATTTGCCTGAGTCATGATATACTTTTTTCATGTGGTTTAGATGTGATAAGTATCGTGATTAAATTGCAATGTTTTCCACCCAGTTAATGtgagggttaataccctaaaaaatcaaaactgatatatctataacaaatttgccccaaattaattttttgattaccaaaaacctcaaacttatatatctttgacaaatttacaaaaaaaaaaacttgtataTTTGTGATTAAATCTACCTTATATTAGTTTCCGttatattttattgtcaaattattaagttgaataacacgtgatagttgattgatgtacaaatttatgattttattctTCGTTTGttataattgtatttttttgtgatattaatctaatttaatggatggtatatttattacaaatgtactagtttggagtttttggcaatcgaataaattagtttgaagtaaatttattacaaatgtatcagtttatgattttttattattagtcgagataaatttatcacgagtGTACCACTTTGGgattttcatgattaaaaaattagtttgggataaatatgttacaaatgtactagtttggagtttttcaatGTATTAACCATTAATGTTAATTGGGAGGCACGATTGCCAACTTAGGTAAAACCTCATATGATGTACATAAAGAGGTTGTGAACATTGGTGGTACTTAATCTTAATGATATTTCAAACATGACTGAATATTGATTTACATTGTGTGTTTATATAAAGTCATGGTGAAGTAATACTCTTGGTCCTAACAAaactaaagaaattttttatttttttctatacCCATTCTTTATTTTATCAGTTCATGATCCAGGGATTGGATCTCTATGCTTATTCCAATAGAAAGTGAAACTTTCAACTGATTATTCATCTACTATATATTCGTGTAAATAGGGCAAGAAAGTTCTATGGGCAATTGATCGTGCATTTCGATATCTCGATGTCTTATAAAGGAATGCATTCAACGTTTAGCTTTTGCTCTTAAATTTACATCTTCGTAACAGAATATGACCAAATCACAAAAAGTTCATATTACACCTACGGAGCAATCGCATGACGTCCTAAAATGGCCGCGCGTCTAGTGCATCATCGGCTTGTCCTGAAATTGATCGGATTTTGACAAAGTCTCATAAAATGGAATGATCGGAATTACTGACGTACGTGGTAGTGCAGGATGATGCACCATGTCAATCCCTAGCGTGACCAAAGGACATCAAATTTCAGTCAACGCAATTATGAATTGCACCGAAAGGTGCAGCCAATGCGTTGCCAAATTGATGTGGCTCACGAACCTTGACTTGACCAGGTAGTGCTTGAGAAGATTTTCGCTGCTGCCTTCGACAATTCCAAGGGTGGCGTGGTCTCTCTTGGCACTCGGTCTACGTCTTGGTCCTTTCTAGGAGATGTGACGTGAGAATCATGACATGGAAACCACTCTCTCGTCtataacttaagcttttaaaacgTGGATAATAACTTCACACATATTTTTTTAGGTACTAAAGCATAAGACTATTGATTTCAAATCTCTTTGAATCATTCTCcccaagagaaaaattattggaaTTTAAGTATTAAATTGTGCATCCATCTATAATAATTTAAGAACTTTACTATTTCGAAAGGACCGTCTTGCATAATAAAAAGTAGAGCAAAAGCCCCAAATATATCTCCGGAAGCCGGGATTTGATCGACTCTTACAAGAGTCGAAAGTCAAATCTTTTACTTCCTCTCTCTCAATCATCTCTCCTACAAACGCCCGGGTTTCATCATGCTCTTCGCCGCTGGTGGAATCCCAATTACAAAACAAGATAGACAAACAGACATGCCGTGACAGAGCACACGGAAGTAGTCAAAAGCTAGGTCGCCCCTTCAAT of the Eucalyptus grandis isolate ANBG69807.140 chromosome 10, ASM1654582v1, whole genome shotgun sequence genome contains:
- the LOC104421699 gene encoding L-ascorbate peroxidase, cytosolic encodes the protein MGKSYPTVSEEYKKAVEKCKKKLRGLIAEKSCAPLMLRIAWHSAGTFDVKTKTGGPFGTMKHAAELSHGANSGLDVAVRLLQPIKDQFPVITYADFYQLAGVVAVEVTGGPEVAFHPGREDKPQPPPEGRLPDATKGCDHLRQVFGVQMGLSDKDIVALSGGHTLGRCHKERSGFEGTWTANPLIFDNSYFKELLSGEKKELLQLPSDKALLADPVFRPLVEKYAADEDAFFEDYAEAHLKLSELGFADA